The Cygnus atratus isolate AKBS03 ecotype Queensland, Australia chromosome 2, CAtr_DNAZoo_HiC_assembly, whole genome shotgun sequence genome window below encodes:
- the HNRNPA2B1 gene encoding heterogeneous nuclear ribonucleoproteins A2/B1 isoform X1: protein MPRGDRESDWREKEQFRKLFIGGLSFETTEESLRNYYEQWGKLTDCVVMRDPASKRSRGFGFVTFSSMAEVDAAMAARPHTIDGRVVEPKRAVAREESGKPGAHVTVKKLFVGGIKEDTEEHHLRDYFEEYGKIDTIEIITDRQSGKKRGFGFVTFDDHDPVDKIVLQKYHTINGHNAEVRKALSRQEMQEVQNSRSGRGGNFGFGDARGGGGNFGPGPGSNFRGGAGKTDGYGSGRGFGDGYNGYGGGPGGGNFGGSPGYGGGRGGYGGGGPGYGNQGGGYGGGYDNYGGGNYGSGNYNDFGNYNQQPSNYGPMKSGNFGGSRNMGGPYGGGNYGPGGSGGSGGYGGRSRY from the exons ATGCCTCGCGGCGACAGGGAGAGCGACTGG AGGGAAAAGGAGCAGTTCCGCAAGCTGTTCATTGGCGGCTTAAGCTTTGAAACAACAGAGGAAAGCTTGAGGAATTACTACGAGCAATGGGGCAAGCTTACAGATTGCGTG GTAATGAGGGATCCTGCAAGCAAAAGATCAAGGGGGTTTGGTTTTGTAACATTCTCCTCAATGGCTGAAGTTGATGCAGCCATGGCTGCAAGACCTCACACGATTGATGGAAGGGTGGTGGAGCCTAAGAGAGCTGTGGCTAGAGAG GAATCTGGAAAACCTGGTGCTCATGTCACTGTGAAAAAACTATTTGTTGGTGGTATTAAAGAGGACACCGAAGAGCACCACCTTCGTGACTACTTTGAGGAATATGGAAAAATTGACACTATTGAAATCATTACTGACAGACAGTCTGGTAAAAAGAGAGGGTTTGGATTTGTTACATTTGATGACCATGATCCTGTGGATAAAATCGTAT TGCAGAAGTATCACACCATCAATGGCCATAATGCAGAAGTAAGGAAAGCTCTCTCTAGACAGGAAATGCAGGAAGTTCAGAACTCTAGGAGCGGGAGAGGAG GGAACTTTGGTTTTGGTGATGCACGTGGAGGTGGTGGCAACTTTGGTCCGGGGCCTGGCAGCAATTTCAGAGGGGGAGCTGGTAAGACAG ATGGATATGGGAGTGGCCGTGGATTTGGTGATGGGTATAATGGATATGGTGGGGGACCTGGAG GTGGCAACTTCGGTGGCAGTCCTGGTTacggaggaggaagaggaggatacGGTGGAGGAGGACCTGGATATGGCAACCAGGGTGGGGGCTATGGAGGTGGTTATGACAACTATGGAGGAG GCAATTACGGAAGTGGAAACTACAATGATTTTGGAAACTACAACCAGCAGCCATCCAATTATGGTCCAATGAAGAGTGGAAATTTTGGTGGCAGCAGGAACATGGGGGGACCATATGGTGGAG GAAACTATGGTCCAGGGGGCAGTGGAGGAAGTGGTGGATATGGAGGGAGGAGCCGTTATTGA
- the HNRNPA2B1 gene encoding heterogeneous nuclear ribonucleoproteins A2/B1 isoform X2 translates to MPRGDRESDWREKEQFRKLFIGGLSFETTEESLRNYYEQWGKLTDCVVMRDPASKRSRGFGFVTFSSMAEVDAAMAARPHTIDGRVVEPKRAVAREESGKPGAHVTVKKLFVGGIKEDTEEHHLRDYFEEYGKIDTIEIITDRQSGKKRGFGFVTFDDHDPVDKIVLQKYHTINGHNAEVRKALSRQEMQEVQNSRSGRGGNFGFGDARGGGGNFGPGPGSNFRGGADGYGSGRGFGDGYNGYGGGPGGGNFGGSPGYGGGRGGYGGGGPGYGNQGGGYGGGYDNYGGGNYGSGNYNDFGNYNQQPSNYGPMKSGNFGGSRNMGGPYGGGNYGPGGSGGSGGYGGRSRY, encoded by the exons ATGCCTCGCGGCGACAGGGAGAGCGACTGG AGGGAAAAGGAGCAGTTCCGCAAGCTGTTCATTGGCGGCTTAAGCTTTGAAACAACAGAGGAAAGCTTGAGGAATTACTACGAGCAATGGGGCAAGCTTACAGATTGCGTG GTAATGAGGGATCCTGCAAGCAAAAGATCAAGGGGGTTTGGTTTTGTAACATTCTCCTCAATGGCTGAAGTTGATGCAGCCATGGCTGCAAGACCTCACACGATTGATGGAAGGGTGGTGGAGCCTAAGAGAGCTGTGGCTAGAGAG GAATCTGGAAAACCTGGTGCTCATGTCACTGTGAAAAAACTATTTGTTGGTGGTATTAAAGAGGACACCGAAGAGCACCACCTTCGTGACTACTTTGAGGAATATGGAAAAATTGACACTATTGAAATCATTACTGACAGACAGTCTGGTAAAAAGAGAGGGTTTGGATTTGTTACATTTGATGACCATGATCCTGTGGATAAAATCGTAT TGCAGAAGTATCACACCATCAATGGCCATAATGCAGAAGTAAGGAAAGCTCTCTCTAGACAGGAAATGCAGGAAGTTCAGAACTCTAGGAGCGGGAGAGGAG GGAACTTTGGTTTTGGTGATGCACGTGGAGGTGGTGGCAACTTTGGTCCGGGGCCTGGCAGCAATTTCAGAGGGGGAGCTG ATGGATATGGGAGTGGCCGTGGATTTGGTGATGGGTATAATGGATATGGTGGGGGACCTGGAG GTGGCAACTTCGGTGGCAGTCCTGGTTacggaggaggaagaggaggatacGGTGGAGGAGGACCTGGATATGGCAACCAGGGTGGGGGCTATGGAGGTGGTTATGACAACTATGGAGGAG GCAATTACGGAAGTGGAAACTACAATGATTTTGGAAACTACAACCAGCAGCCATCCAATTATGGTCCAATGAAGAGTGGAAATTTTGGTGGCAGCAGGAACATGGGGGGACCATATGGTGGAG GAAACTATGGTCCAGGGGGCAGTGGAGGAAGTGGTGGATATGGAGGGAGGAGCCGTTATTGA
- the HNRNPA2B1 gene encoding heterogeneous nuclear ribonucleoproteins A2/B1 isoform X4 gives MKNMREKEQFRKLFIGGLSFETTEESLRNYYEQWGKLTDCVVMRDPASKRSRGFGFVTFSSMAEVDAAMAARPHTIDGRVVEPKRAVAREESGKPGAHVTVKKLFVGGIKEDTEEHHLRDYFEEYGKIDTIEIITDRQSGKKRGFGFVTFDDHDPVDKIVLQKYHTINGHNAEVRKALSRQEMQEVQNSRSGRGGNFGFGDARGGGGNFGPGPGSNFRGGADGYGSGRGFGDGYNGYGGGPGGGNFGGSPGYGGGRGGYGGGGPGYGNQGGGYGGGYDNYGGGNYGSGNYNDFGNYNQQPSNYGPMKSGNFGGSRNMGGPYGGGNYGPGGSGGSGGYGGRSRY, from the exons ATGAAGAACATG AGGGAAAAGGAGCAGTTCCGCAAGCTGTTCATTGGCGGCTTAAGCTTTGAAACAACAGAGGAAAGCTTGAGGAATTACTACGAGCAATGGGGCAAGCTTACAGATTGCGTG GTAATGAGGGATCCTGCAAGCAAAAGATCAAGGGGGTTTGGTTTTGTAACATTCTCCTCAATGGCTGAAGTTGATGCAGCCATGGCTGCAAGACCTCACACGATTGATGGAAGGGTGGTGGAGCCTAAGAGAGCTGTGGCTAGAGAG GAATCTGGAAAACCTGGTGCTCATGTCACTGTGAAAAAACTATTTGTTGGTGGTATTAAAGAGGACACCGAAGAGCACCACCTTCGTGACTACTTTGAGGAATATGGAAAAATTGACACTATTGAAATCATTACTGACAGACAGTCTGGTAAAAAGAGAGGGTTTGGATTTGTTACATTTGATGACCATGATCCTGTGGATAAAATCGTAT TGCAGAAGTATCACACCATCAATGGCCATAATGCAGAAGTAAGGAAAGCTCTCTCTAGACAGGAAATGCAGGAAGTTCAGAACTCTAGGAGCGGGAGAGGAG GGAACTTTGGTTTTGGTGATGCACGTGGAGGTGGTGGCAACTTTGGTCCGGGGCCTGGCAGCAATTTCAGAGGGGGAGCTG ATGGATATGGGAGTGGCCGTGGATTTGGTGATGGGTATAATGGATATGGTGGGGGACCTGGAG GTGGCAACTTCGGTGGCAGTCCTGGTTacggaggaggaagaggaggatacGGTGGAGGAGGACCTGGATATGGCAACCAGGGTGGGGGCTATGGAGGTGGTTATGACAACTATGGAGGAG GCAATTACGGAAGTGGAAACTACAATGATTTTGGAAACTACAACCAGCAGCCATCCAATTATGGTCCAATGAAGAGTGGAAATTTTGGTGGCAGCAGGAACATGGGGGGACCATATGGTGGAG GAAACTATGGTCCAGGGGGCAGTGGAGGAAGTGGTGGATATGGAGGGAGGAGCCGTTATTGA
- the HNRNPA2B1 gene encoding heterogeneous nuclear ribonucleoproteins A2/B1 isoform X3 codes for MKNMREKEQFRKLFIGGLSFETTEESLRNYYEQWGKLTDCVVMRDPASKRSRGFGFVTFSSMAEVDAAMAARPHTIDGRVVEPKRAVAREESGKPGAHVTVKKLFVGGIKEDTEEHHLRDYFEEYGKIDTIEIITDRQSGKKRGFGFVTFDDHDPVDKIVLQKYHTINGHNAEVRKALSRQEMQEVQNSRSGRGGNFGFGDARGGGGNFGPGPGSNFRGGAGKTDGYGSGRGFGDGYNGYGGGPGGGNFGGSPGYGGGRGGYGGGGPGYGNQGGGYGGGYDNYGGGNYGSGNYNDFGNYNQQPSNYGPMKSGNFGGSRNMGGPYGGGNYGPGGSGGSGGYGGRSRY; via the exons ATGAAGAACATG AGGGAAAAGGAGCAGTTCCGCAAGCTGTTCATTGGCGGCTTAAGCTTTGAAACAACAGAGGAAAGCTTGAGGAATTACTACGAGCAATGGGGCAAGCTTACAGATTGCGTG GTAATGAGGGATCCTGCAAGCAAAAGATCAAGGGGGTTTGGTTTTGTAACATTCTCCTCAATGGCTGAAGTTGATGCAGCCATGGCTGCAAGACCTCACACGATTGATGGAAGGGTGGTGGAGCCTAAGAGAGCTGTGGCTAGAGAG GAATCTGGAAAACCTGGTGCTCATGTCACTGTGAAAAAACTATTTGTTGGTGGTATTAAAGAGGACACCGAAGAGCACCACCTTCGTGACTACTTTGAGGAATATGGAAAAATTGACACTATTGAAATCATTACTGACAGACAGTCTGGTAAAAAGAGAGGGTTTGGATTTGTTACATTTGATGACCATGATCCTGTGGATAAAATCGTAT TGCAGAAGTATCACACCATCAATGGCCATAATGCAGAAGTAAGGAAAGCTCTCTCTAGACAGGAAATGCAGGAAGTTCAGAACTCTAGGAGCGGGAGAGGAG GGAACTTTGGTTTTGGTGATGCACGTGGAGGTGGTGGCAACTTTGGTCCGGGGCCTGGCAGCAATTTCAGAGGGGGAGCTGGTAAGACAG ATGGATATGGGAGTGGCCGTGGATTTGGTGATGGGTATAATGGATATGGTGGGGGACCTGGAG GTGGCAACTTCGGTGGCAGTCCTGGTTacggaggaggaagaggaggatacGGTGGAGGAGGACCTGGATATGGCAACCAGGGTGGGGGCTATGGAGGTGGTTATGACAACTATGGAGGAG GCAATTACGGAAGTGGAAACTACAATGATTTTGGAAACTACAACCAGCAGCCATCCAATTATGGTCCAATGAAGAGTGGAAATTTTGGTGGCAGCAGGAACATGGGGGGACCATATGGTGGAG GAAACTATGGTCCAGGGGGCAGTGGAGGAAGTGGTGGATATGGAGGGAGGAGCCGTTATTGA